The following proteins are encoded in a genomic region of Arachis stenosperma cultivar V10309 chromosome 4, arast.V10309.gnm1.PFL2, whole genome shotgun sequence:
- the LOC130975125 gene encoding uncharacterized protein LOC130975125, whose product MGLEQSTSQELRSFSDWILQIGEGQCRTVVNDKLFVDIPSDLIIPVLENSVKDIVNTIYPNLGQNFCDPSFFQDRAILAPTVDNVEEIKNYIVNLLPSEEKNYLSADSICGSDVYSDVDVDWINVEFLNQIRCSGLPNHSLKLKIGVSNILLRNIDLDGGLCNGTRLCEI is encoded by the coding sequence ATGGGATTGGAGCAATCAACTTCTCAGGAGTTAAGGTCGTTTTCAGATTGGATACTTCAAATCGGTGAAGGTCAATGTCGAACAGTGGTCAATGATAAACTTTTTGTTGATATTCCTTCTGATCTAATCATTCCTGTCTTGGAAAATTCAGTGAAAGATATTGTAAATACAATCTATCCGAATTTGGGTCAAAATTTTTGTGATCCAAGTTTCTTCCAGGATAGGGCAATTCTGGCTCCAACTGTCGACAATGTTgaagagataaaaaattatatagttAATTTGTTACCTAGTGAGGAGAAAAATTATCTCAGTGCTGATTCGATATGTGGTAGTGATGTCTATTCTGATGTTGATGTTGATTGGATAAATGTTGAATTCTTGAATCAGATTAGGTGTTCTGGTCTACCTAATCATTCGTTGAAGTTGAAAATAGGCGTGTCTAATATTTTATTAAGGAATATTGATCTAGATGGGGGTTTGTGTAATGGGACTCGATTGTGCGAGATCTAG
- the LOC130975124 gene encoding uncharacterized protein LOC130975124 codes for MTKLLQLGHESSCLLPSLVVDVICLTDVRMRWQSVNILTIERERIPIADRPDISCRVFHAKLKCLLSDLKEGVFFGPLSAGMYTIEFQKRDLPHAHMLLWLNGESNLQSVEIVDEFICAELPNSLKFPALYNVVTKYMIHGLCGRLRPSSPCMKDGKCSKFYLKRFVDQTSFDEDGYPIYRRRNMGVTVKINDVDIDNRFVVPYNSLLSMKYQAHINLEFCNKSNVIKYLFKYINKGPDRVTVTIGETYHVGESSQVVDEIKQYYNCRYLSPSESMWRIFAYDIHHRWPSVQRLTFHLPNQQNVVLDDADISTHVYLRNKDLLTMFTGWMMANRRFSDGRSLTYVEYLGKFIYCSNSREWKPRQRGFSIGRLSFAHPSSGELFYMRMLLNVQRGCTSFRSIRTVNGVTYDIFQEACSAMGFLIDDKEYVSAIKEVAEVASAAQLRRLFVMLLLSGSMGRPLSIWEQTWAYLSDDILYRRRHELQYPDLTMSPDELQMFCLLEIEKLLQSNGKSLRNYACMPVPNDSLVSQFSNLMLLRELQYDTVSLTHEHDANVLKLNEEQRVVYDKIIDCVSNKRHGFLFVYGFDGTGKTFLYRVLSARLRSEKKIVINIASSGIASLLLPVGKMAHSMFNIPVELTEDTVCRIKKDSAKAEVVRLADLIIWDEAPMTNKLAFEAVDRTLHDIMVSVSDRNKDLPFGGNVVILGGDFRQVLPVILKGSRAEIIMASINSSIL; via the exons AGCGAGAGCGAATTCCCATCGCTGATCGTCCTGATATCTCTTGCCGTGTCTTTCATGCTAAGTTGAAATGCCTACTAAGCGATCTCAAGGAAGGTGTGTTTTTTGGTCCACTTAGTGCTG gtATGTATACTATTGAGTTCCAAAAAAGAGATCTACCACATGCACACATGTTACTATGGCTTAATGGGGAAAGCAACTTACAAAGTGTTGAAATTGTTGATGAATTCATCTGTGCCGAGCTACCCAATTCCCTCAAATTTCCAGCTCTTTATAATGTCGTCACCAAGTACATGATCCATGGTCTATGCGGTCGACTTAGACCGAGTTCTCCTTGCATGAAAGATGGTAAGTGCTCAAAATTTTATCTGAAAAGATTCGTTGACCAAACGAGCTTTGATGAGGATGGCTATCCGATATATAGACGTCGTAATATGGGTGTGACAGTGAAGATCAATGATGTTGATATTGACAACAGATTTGTTGTGCCCTATaattcactgttgtcaatgaaATATCAAGCTCACATAAATCTTGAGTTCTGTAACAAGTCAAATGTCATCAAGTATCTTTTTAAGTATATCAATAAGGGCCCGGATCGGGTGACTGTAACTATTGGAGAAACATATCATGTTGGTGAATCTTCTCAGGTGGTTGATGAGATCAAACAGTATTATAATTGTCGTTATTTATCACCGTCTGAATCCATGTGGAGAATTTTTGCTTATGATATTCATCATAGATGGCCATCAGTACAGAGGTTGACTTTTCACTTGCCGAACCAGCAAAATGTTGTACTCGATGATGCTGATATCTCTACTCATGTTTATTTGCGCAACAAAGATTTGCTGACGATGTTTACGGGTTGGATGATGGCCAACAGGCGATTCTCGGATGGGCGGTCTTTAACATATGTTGAATATCTAGGAAAATTTATCTATTGTTCGAACAGTAGGGAGTGGAAGCCGAGGCAGAGGGGATTCTCAATTGGAAGATTGAGTTTTGCTCATCCCTCATCTGGTGAACTTTTCTATATGCGGATGCTTTTGAATGTGCAGAGAGGTTGTACCAGTTTTCGAAGTATAAGAACCGTGAATGGTGTTACTTATGATATATTTCAAGAGGCATGTTCCGCCATGGGATTCTTGATAGATGATAAGGAGTATGTTTCTGCTATTAAGGAAGTCGCCGAGGTAGCATCTGCTGCACAGCTAAGGAGGCTTTTTGTGATGTTGTTGCTATCTGGTTCCATGGGAAGACCTCTGTCAATTTGGGAACAAACTTGGGCTTATCTATCAGATGATATTCTTTATCGCAGAAGGCATGAGCTGCAATATCCCG ATCTAACGATGAGTCCGGACGAGTTGCAAATGTTTTGTTTGTTGGAGATTGAGAAACTATTACAGAGTAATGGAAAATCATTGAGAAATTATGCTTGCATGCCAGTTCCTAATGACTCTTTAGTCTCTCAATTTAGCAACTTGATGTTGTTGCGTGAGTTGCAGTATGATACTGTTTCTTTGACTCATGAGCACGATGCAAATGTCTTAAAGTTAAATGAAGAACAGAGGGTGGTCTACGATAAAATTATTGATTGCGTTTCGAATAAGAGGCACGGATTTTTGTTTGTGTACGGGTTTGATGGCACTGGAAAAACTTTTTTGTACAGAGTTTTGTCGGCTAGATTGCGATCCGAGAAAAAGATTGTTATAAACATTGCTTCTAGTGGTATTGCTTCTCTGTTGTTACCTGTTGGTAAGATGGCACATTCTATGTTCAATATTCCTGTTGAGCTGACTGAAGATACTGTTTGTCGGATTAAGAAAGATAGTGCAAAAGCCGAGGTAGTCCGATTGGCTGACTTGATTATTTGGGATGAGGCACCGATGACTAACAAATTAGCATTTGAAGCGGTCGATAGGACGTTACATGATATAATGGTTTCGGTCTCTGATAGGAATAAAGATTTACCTTTTGGTGGGAATGTGGTCATTCTCGGTGGTGATTTCAGGCAGGTCTTGCCAGTTATTCTGAAAGGTTCTCGTGCTGAGATTATCATGGCTTCGATAAATTCTTCTATCCTCTGA